The DNA segment GTTGGGATTTCAGATTGATAATAACAAATTAATTGATTTGTTTGGATTAATTCAAAGAACAATGCATTTCAAATATCAAGTagtaatttttaaatcattgtAATGAATTTCAATTCATTAAAACATggaatcatttttaatcatcgTGTCATAtactttttcaaataaaaataattcaattcTAAGAATGTCAATTCGGATGTGTTAGGTTGAAGCATggttattgtaaaaaaaaaatacaatttcccGACTCGAACCAAAATCGGAACCCAAACTCGAACCAACCAGATTAAATCGACCCACCAACCAAcccgaaaatatatttttttaaaatataattttttagatatatgattttttaccatggaacattattatttaaaaaataattaaatacaaatttaaaatacataataaatattttaatttaaatacataataacaTAACATCACCTAAATACATGATAATTATATTTCatggatttaaatatttaaatttaagaataaaagTGTTACAAACTATTAATTACTTCAAAAAAGAatcaattgtttttaaaaattcatatttggaCGAGGGGGTGTCGGGGCTTATAATTGGCTCAAAGTCATAACCAACAGCATAAAGATGTTACTGGACTCATGGTCCATCCAACACGGCCCAATATTATTCCGTATACGGGAATTTATTTGCTGTAGACGGCGCATCAACTCCCATTTCTCTCTTACCGTTGAAAATCGGCGCTATTCTCAAATCTCACGGAGCTGAGCAAAACAGAGGAGAAGAAGGCGACGCCATTCAAGCGTAATTTTCACGAAATTTCGTGCGCTCAAGCGATCGCGCATCTGTTGGGGGAGAGACATTTTTCCGTCTGAGAAAAATGGGGACTGCCAATGCGCTGGCTCCGGGGCTGTCGCGGAAGCTGAAGAAGGTGCTGGAGACTCGAACCGACACTCCCGATCTACTCGCTTCTCTCCACACTCTATCCACTTTTTACTCGGACAATGCACCTCACGCTCGTCGGAACCTCAGATTTACCGTTGAGAAACGCGGCCTCTCTATCAACGAGGAGTTTATCGCCGCCTCTGCTACAGCTCAACAGGTATACGAGTACATCGGTTAAGTCAAACGTGCAGGGTACAGCTactaatattttcattttctacGGGAAATTGTGAGATATAAATAATTTGGTCTTGTAGTGATTTCCAGATAGTTTTGATCGAGGGACTGGGAATTTGGAAAGCTTCGattttttactttataaattgatcTATGTTTGTCCATCATTGGATTTAACTGTGAATCTGACTAATAGGCATGCTTAATTCTACTGGTAGGACACTCAGCTCTTACACTGTGTGTAATTATATACCTTGTTTACGAATTGTTTCAAATTCATTCCTGTTAACCAGTTTATTCACAATGATGTATTCAGTGCGCAGTTACTTTTTATGGttttattatttgtttgatGCTAATGCTGTCAAATAAGTAACATGTGGGATAATGTTAGTGTGGTTGATGGTTTTTATAGGCCTTGGATCAGGTGGAAGAAGAGGTTAATGCTCTGGCTGAATGTTGTGATAAGTATGCAAGCTCTCCTGATTTTCCTTTAATTATACTTCTTTTTCCGCTTTTGCTTAATATTCTACTTGTACCTTTCAGTTGTTTTGGCCTATCATCATCCTTTTGgtttatcataaaatttaatGGCATGAAAATTATTTACACTTATTTATAGTTTTGTCTATCTATGTGCAACATGTGCATAATGATTAGGTCATTTTAAGCTCTTTCCATTAAATGGTTCTGTTGTTAAAAGAAGGTGGGTAGTTATAATGAAAATGGTTTTCCAGTAAATCAATCTAAGTAGGTTCATAAGCGACGACTAATAGCAACGGTGAAGATGTTTTCAGTTGATTGCAAATGCAAAATGTAGTTAGTTTGGTGCAACATATGCTATTTCTGTTCACAATCCTGCCTTTATGTTACTAAGAGTTCGCTCATCCATCAAGCCTATTATATCTGTTACCATGTACTCACCATTTCTCAaggtttttatattttttcacagGAATCTGTTGGGAATTTTTTTCAAGCAGCATTTCAACTCATATTAAGCCTTTTTCATTCTTTATAGGTCTCCCTCCTCGTGTAGCATTGCTTGAGTGGTTGTTTTGGCATTTTCTCTTAAATTTGTGTTAAATACTTTAATGTCACACTCTTAATATCCCTTTTGATtattatgttaattgtagttagCACAGGGCAATTTCTTTTTCGTGCACTAAACATAATGTTAAACTCCTCTGTGATCATTGATTGAACCCAATCTCATGTTTTCTTGAGAACTTCCGGTGGAACCTTGTGTTCAAGGCAATATTAGGAAAATTTAACGTGATAGGTTATCAGAAGAAAACACGCATGGTAAAATTCTTATTGACTAGCAAAAGGTTGAATATCTAGGGCATTTATCGACGCTAAGAAAACCACACCATTTTTTCTATGTTCCTAATCGTTTGCGCTACTTAGACCATTATGAGGCTGTGCCTTGTCTTTTATGTGCCTAGCGAAGTTCTTTTATTTAGAAAGTCATTTTTCCGTTAATATTCCTCAGTGAAGAAAATTGAAATTGATACCTCCTTTATACCCTTCTATTTCGCACATTTGTGCTCCTTCGAATGCCAACTATACTTACTCTGAtatcaagaaaaataagattttattaaGAGAAGAAACATCCTGTGCTGAAAAAAATGATCATGGTATCATGATTTTGTGCTGTAGGATTGCGAAGGCTTTGAGTAATTGTAATGCTACCACAGGTGATATCATCAGTACAACAGAGAGGCTTAAACAGGAGCTTGAAACCACTACACAGAGGCAGGAGATTGCATTATGCTTTCTTCGTGATTATCAGCTCTCCAATGATGAGGTACTGGTTGATTTCCAAAAGTTGAATTTGCCTGGCCCTCAACTATTTGGTTAAGTGTGTGTATCGTTTATCATCTAGTTATTATTTGTTTCTGGTCATTTTTTCAGATTAACGCCTTGAGGGAGGAAGACCTTAATGAAAACTTTTTCAAGGCACTTGCTCATGTTCAAGAAATTCATGCCAACTGTAAATTGTTGCTGAGGACACATCATCAGGTCCTCTCTCGAGCGCATCTCTATTTGTCCTTTGTGTTACACTCTTCtccatttcttttctttaaagcCTTGTTTTTTAATCTTATCCTGATGAAAGTAATGTATCTAGCTGAAGTTGCCATACTTTTGCTCAAGCATACCCTTGGTACTATAGTGTTTTGAATTCACATAACATTATTTGCAGCGAGCTGGTTTGGAGCTTATGGATATGATGGCTGTTTATCAAGAAGGAGCTTATGAACGTCTGTGCAGGTAATTTGTTTTGACATATTTATAGATTTGAGCTAGAAATTTACTAGCCACGGCAGTCACACATCGGGTATAGTATAGGTCACTCAATAGCATATTTAGGATAGGCTTGGTGCCGTGATAACAGTTTCTCTATTTGTTGCAACTTGATATCTTAATTTTGGTGTGTTGTACATGTTTCTTGTACCTGCAGAAACAGTTTGGTTTTCATGTTCAGCAAACTCATTGGACATAATACACTTACCATCAGTTTGAGGCTCTAGGATTCAATCTTTTTTTAGAGTAATATGTGGCATTATTATAACTATTGATTATTAGGTTTCTAAGCCCTTTCATGCACTATTCTGACGACACCCTCATCTGTTTGTCATGTAAAAAATTGTTTCTTTATTGTTATGATCAAATATCAATCACTCAAGGTTGCCTGCTAATGTATTTCTCCTAGATGGGTTCAAGCAGAGTGTAAGAGTCTTGGGGATGTTGACAATCCTGAAGTCAGCGACCTCCTAAAAACTGCAGTTGGATGCCTGAAAGAAAGACCTGTTCTATTCAAATATTGTGCGGAAGAGGTATTCATGCTTACTAGCTAGAAACTAGAGAAACATGTTGAGCTTCATTTGCTTTTCTCATAAAGTATTCCTGGATTATAGGTAGCAAATATGAGACATAATGCATTGTTCAGAAGATTTATTAGTGCCCTCACACGTGGAGGGCCTGGTGGTCTACCAAGACCAATAGAAGTTCATGCTCACGACCCTTTAAGATACGTAGGTGACATGCTGGGATGGTTGCATCAGGTAGATtatttttcccctttttttttatattttttggctACTTTCATCTTTTACCATACATTAAGTGAGAAAtattaatactaataaaaatTTGGCTACTGTATGTATAATTCCTGAAATGTCCTTATAGTGTTCTTGCTTTGTTTTTTTATGCAATATCTTGATCCATGTTTTTTGATAGAAAATGACTGTGGTTCACAATGGGTACCCCAAATTTCAAGCATAGATGAGATTTTAAAATGGACAATTTCAAAACCTTCAAAGGTGAACGCGTAAGATATAATTGTGTATTATATGATTAGTTTATGATGGAATATAAAGCCTAAAGAAAATCTAAATTAGTAATCTAGATTTTTtgttaagtttttaatttgtaGGATTGCATTAACAAGCTTTatataaacatgaaagtttaAAAAGTGAGCAATTTATTTAAtggattttatttgtattttgtgCACGCCCGGCGTGTGCTCTGTATACCAGATAATGTATGACCTCCTACGGCGAATGTAATTTGATGATGTTGACAATTTCTTTGGTGATATGTCAGGCATTGGCATCTGAAAGAGAACTTGTCCTTGCGTTGCTTGATCCAGATTTTGTGACAGACACTGGACCAACAGCTCAACGATTCTCCAAAATATCTGGGAATGATACTGGAAAGGCAGAGTCGGACTTGACATTTGTTTTAGACAGGATATTTGAAGGAGTTTGTCGACCGTTTAAAGCGAGAGTCGAACAAGTTTTGCAATCTCAGCCTAACCTTATTATTTCATACAAACTCAGTAATACTTTGGAGTTTTACGGCCACACTGTAAGTTTTACAGATATGAACATTCAATTTGTCCTTTTTACTTATATAATTTGTGTCGGCTGGTTATCTTTGTACAGATATCAGATTTGCTAGGAAGAGAAACAGCACTCTGTAATACACTCTGGGCTCTCAGGGATGCTGCTCAAAAGACCTTTTTTGACATACTAAAAACTCGGGGAGAGAAACTCCTACGATATCCTCCACTTGTTGCTGTCGATCTTTCTCCGCCTCCAGCTGTAAGGGAAGGAGTGTCGGTGCTTCTTGAAATAATTGAAACACATGACAGTGGTGTCATGGTTTATTCGTCAGGAAAGAAGCCTACATTTGAACCGGTCATTTCTGCTTTGTTGGACCCAATAATTCAGGTGTGTTATATTTAGAGTAATGACATTATTATGATGGCATAGGATACCCAATGCCTGATGCAAAAGTGGTCCTGGCAATTATAAAAACTTATTATCCCAATTATGCACCACATTTTTATATGAATAAGCATGACTCTGGTATTTTATTACATAGATTGGATTGCTAGACACCCATAAGCTAGACGGTTGGAATGATaactcatattttttaaatcgtacaacatTCCACTTTGACCTTTTTTTTCACAAAGATTAACTACTCCCTTGCAATATGGTTTAGTGCAAGAGTGTTGTTTATCGTAAGATCTTGCTCCAGCAGCATTACATTTTTCCAATATGTGAAGTGTTCTGctaagcttttttttttttttaatactccATTCAGTgataaaatttgtgaatttgGTTTTCTTTAATCTTTTGTCCAATTTGAATTCTGGCCCCTGGTGTTCAGATGTGTGAACAAGCGGCAGAGGCGCATAAATCCAAAGGAGTTATTCAGTCGTCAAGGAGAAGTAGAGGAAGTTCAGATCCTGCTCAGCTCCGCAGATCATCTATAGATGCT comes from the Primulina huaijiensis isolate GDHJ02 chromosome 8, ASM1229523v2, whole genome shotgun sequence genome and includes:
- the LOC140983113 gene encoding conserved oligomeric Golgi complex subunit 6-like, with protein sequence MGTANALAPGLSRKLKKVLETRTDTPDLLASLHTLSTFYSDNAPHARRNLRFTVEKRGLSINEEFIAASATAQQALDQVEEEVNALAECCDKIAKALSNCNATTGDIISTTERLKQELETTTQRQEIALCFLRDYQLSNDEINALREEDLNENFFKALAHVQEIHANCKLLLRTHHQRAGLELMDMMAVYQEGAYERLCRWVQAECKSLGDVDNPEVSDLLKTAVGCLKERPVLFKYCAEEVANMRHNALFRRFISALTRGGPGGLPRPIEVHAHDPLRYVGDMLGWLHQALASERELVLALLDPDFVTDTGPTAQRFSKISGNDTGKAESDLTFVLDRIFEGVCRPFKARVEQVLQSQPNLIISYKLSNTLEFYGHTISDLLGRETALCNTLWALRDAAQKTFFDILKTRGEKLLRYPPLVAVDLSPPPAVREGVSVLLEIIETHDSGVMVYSSGKKPTFEPVISALLDPIIQMCEQAAEAHKSKGVIQSSRRSRGSSDPAQLRRSSIDAILDNSSSTPLSQIREVPSKIFLINCLCSIRQPLLGHEAASEYIKKLGSMIETHMHDLVEKEVDSILRRCNLSHKMSYFRDSLTNNDISDESVSKTPMSETEAMSSTVLSECLKSFFGLVLGSESSLPEFEQMNVPSLRSEACVRLARTLADAYELIYKAIMYPRNGYAEPKSLVRHSPDQIRTILGI